In Armatimonadota bacterium, the following are encoded in one genomic region:
- a CDS encoding DUF6773 family protein — MSNHSDERITATHQRWAARGFWFLFIALPTDLLVRVLLLKQEPRQYLDIALIWMAAMLYVGIGMTASGVAPFGGKRSKSWLVILIIAVGGPVELTLMGMVHTLADLIAIIISGTAGAFVMLIILRVIYGVWERKALGRGPREE, encoded by the coding sequence ATGAGCAACCATTCTGATGAACGCATCACCGCCACGCACCAGCGTTGGGCAGCGCGCGGCTTCTGGTTCTTGTTCATCGCGCTGCCAACAGACCTACTGGTGCGCGTTTTGCTCCTGAAACAGGAACCTCGGCAATACCTGGACATTGCGTTGATCTGGATGGCGGCGATGCTATACGTCGGCATCGGGATGACGGCGAGCGGCGTGGCGCCGTTCGGAGGGAAACGGTCGAAGTCTTGGCTGGTCATACTGATCATCGCGGTGGGGGGTCCCGTAGAGCTGACGCTGATGGGCATGGTACACACGCTGGCCGATCTCATCGCCATTATCATCAGCGGGACCGCCGGCGCCTTCGTGATGCTTATCATTTTGCGGGTCATTTATGGTGTGTGGGAACGCAAAGCCCTCGGACGTGGACCACGAGAAGAATGA
- a CDS encoding tetratricopeptide repeat protein yields MSRRVLRIIVGALVLCALGAAAVYARRCSDRATLKIAYMDAAAEAEGRGDWSAAATAYRKALAVDRRYLPARTGLAEMYSQQGREDLALREYRRGVAADPRNPDAHVAVAHWCIEHHRYAGAAAALKQAIRLAPRETFPRVLLVHVCRWNGQFAQARDQLAELEKLSPGSPDLRRARRATERQAQRARNEAASKRNQAQPTAAR; encoded by the coding sequence ATGTCGCGGCGAGTCTTGAGGATCATCGTGGGGGCCCTGGTGCTGTGCGCGCTGGGGGCGGCGGCGGTGTACGCAAGACGGTGCAGCGACCGCGCCACATTGAAGATCGCCTATATGGACGCGGCCGCCGAAGCGGAGGGCAGGGGAGACTGGTCCGCTGCCGCCACCGCGTATCGCAAGGCGCTGGCGGTTGACCGGAGATACCTGCCGGCGCGCACCGGGCTCGCCGAGATGTACAGCCAGCAAGGGCGCGAGGACCTGGCGCTGCGCGAGTACCGCCGCGGCGTGGCGGCCGATCCACGCAACCCGGACGCGCACGTGGCGGTGGCGCACTGGTGTATCGAGCATCACCGCTACGCGGGCGCGGCAGCGGCGCTCAAGCAGGCCATCCGCTTGGCGCCGCGCGAGACCTTCCCGAGGGTGCTGCTGGTGCACGTATGCCGGTGGAACGGCCAGTTCGCACAAGCGCGGGATCAGCTCGCGGAGCTGGAGAAGCTGAGCCCCGGTTCGCCGGACCTGCGCCGGGCGCGGAGGGCCACGGAGCGCCAGGCGCAGCGGGCTCGGAATGAGGCGGCGTCGAAGAGAAACCAGGCCCAGCCTACCGCCGCGCGCTAG
- a CDS encoding MazG nucleotide pyrophosphohydrolase domain-containing protein has protein sequence MSDEAMKVSEFQRLIEQIYLERDRRRGLGGTFMWFCEETGELAQALRVGDAAQLRAEFADALAWLATLASIAGVDLEAAARDKYASGCPKCAAIPCRCEEVAGPCRGES, from the coding sequence TTGAGTGACGAGGCGATGAAGGTATCCGAGTTCCAGCGGTTGATCGAACAGATATACCTCGAGCGAGACCGCCGACGCGGCCTCGGCGGCACCTTCATGTGGTTTTGCGAGGAGACGGGGGAGCTGGCGCAGGCGCTGCGCGTGGGTGATGCGGCCCAACTACGGGCGGAGTTCGCCGACGCGCTGGCGTGGCTGGCGACCCTCGCAAGCATCGCGGGAGTGGACCTCGAGGCGGCGGCGCGAGACAAGTACGCGTCGGGGTGCCCGAAGTGCGCCGCCATCCCCTGTCGCTGTGAGGAGGTGGCCGGGCCATGTCGCGGCGAGTCTTGA
- a CDS encoding tyrosine-type recombinase/integrase, with translation MTKGGSGKVGRREVGSRRQTRSLLSEFLDALALEGRSPHSVRSYRRDLEPLLAALPARLDQVHPADLREFFRAQQQAGRAPSSINHAIAATRSLFNFLVDNRVLDSSPAMSLRSIRVGPTLAPKHLTVEEVDRLLAEPHTDTPTGVRDLALLAFLYNTGLRVGELCALNRADVQLPADGWGQVQLVGKGRRLRWVPVNAHARHTLEDYLARREDDNPALFLNRSGERFSVRGVALLVNRYLRRIGVTDRSGPHLLRHTFATHALRARPNLRAVQELLGHSSVTTTQRYTHMDAEDLRRQVAELLGSPTQPRTAGLRGTGP, from the coding sequence ATGACCAAGGGAGGATCAGGGAAGGTAGGTAGGAGGGAGGTAGGGAGCAGGCGGCAGACTCGGTCTCTGCTGAGCGAGTTTCTGGATGCGCTGGCGCTGGAGGGGCGCTCGCCGCATTCGGTGCGCTCTTATCGCCGCGACCTGGAGCCGTTGCTGGCGGCGCTGCCGGCGCGACTCGACCAGGTGCACCCCGCCGACTTGCGGGAGTTCTTCCGCGCTCAGCAGCAAGCCGGGCGCGCGCCCTCCAGCATCAACCACGCCATCGCCGCCACGCGGTCGCTCTTCAACTTTCTGGTAGACAACCGCGTGCTGGACTCCAGCCCGGCCATGAGCTTGCGCTCGATCCGCGTCGGGCCGACTCTCGCGCCGAAGCATCTGACCGTGGAGGAGGTGGATCGCCTGCTGGCCGAGCCGCACACTGACACTCCAACCGGCGTGCGCGACCTGGCGCTGCTGGCTTTCCTCTACAACACCGGCCTGCGGGTCGGGGAGCTGTGCGCGCTCAACCGCGCGGATGTGCAGTTGCCCGCCGATGGCTGGGGCCAGGTGCAACTGGTCGGCAAGGGGCGGCGCCTGCGCTGGGTGCCGGTCAATGCCCATGCCCGCCATACGCTGGAGGACTACCTGGCCCGACGCGAGGATGATAACCCCGCGCTGTTCCTCAACCGCAGCGGGGAGCGCTTTTCGGTGCGGGGAGTGGCCCTGCTGGTCAACCGATATCTGCGGCGCATCGGGGTGACCGACCGCTCGGGGCCGCACCTGCTGCGCCACACGTTTGCTACCCACGCCTTGCGCGCCCGGCCCAACCTGCGCGCGGTGCAGGAGTTGCTCGGCCACTCCAGCGTCACCACCACCCAGCGCTATACGCATATGGACGCCGAAGACCTGCGCCGGCAGGTGGCGGAGTTGCTGGGGAGCCCGACCCAGCCCAGAACGGCAGGCCTCCGTGGCACTGGTCCGTAG
- a CDS encoding helix-turn-helix transcriptional regulator, translating to MKSELRVRNRVKLARVECGYTQQGLADLIGVTRQTIGLIEAEQYNPTIILCLRLAQALHRSLTDLFWAEEPE from the coding sequence ATGAAATCAGAGTTGCGCGTTCGCAACCGGGTCAAACTGGCCCGGGTGGAATGCGGATATACGCAGCAGGGATTGGCGGATCTGATCGGGGTGACCCGGCAGACCATCGGGTTGATCGAGGCGGAACAGTATAACCCGACGATCATCCTGTGCCTGCGCCTGGCGCAGGCGCTGCACAGATCGTTGACCGATCTTTTCTGGGCGGAGGAACCCGAATGA
- the amrS gene encoding AmmeMemoRadiSam system radical SAM enzyme encodes MSEYALDSDKQCAFYDPAVEGRVHCRLCPHQCRIADGQTGICRVRRHRGGRLYALTYSRVTSINLDPIEKKPLYHFYPGSWILSLGTLGCNLACDFCQNWQISQDAAPTRELTPPQAVELALRDQHNLGLAFTYNEPLIWYEYVYDTALLARERGLKIVLVTNGYINEEPLRQLLPAVDAMNIDVKSFGDDFYRTLCKGRAAPVRRTVEIAHAAGCLVELTNLVIPGRNDSDDELRALVDWVAGVDAAIPLHFSRYHPAYRLDAPPTPPSTLQRALAIAKEKLHYVYLGNVAGAGGEDTACPACGMTMVARSEFSARVTGVRAGKCTHCGEEINIVGP; translated from the coding sequence GTGAGCGAGTATGCGCTCGACAGCGACAAGCAGTGCGCGTTCTACGACCCCGCGGTGGAGGGCCGGGTTCACTGCCGGCTGTGCCCCCACCAGTGCCGCATCGCCGATGGCCAGACCGGCATCTGCCGCGTGCGCCGACACCGCGGCGGCCGGCTCTATGCCCTCACCTACTCCCGCGTCACCTCGATCAACCTCGACCCCATCGAGAAGAAGCCGCTCTACCACTTCTATCCCGGGTCGTGGATCCTGTCGCTGGGCACGCTGGGGTGCAACCTGGCCTGCGACTTCTGCCAGAACTGGCAGATCTCTCAGGACGCGGCGCCCACGCGCGAGCTGACGCCGCCCCAAGCGGTGGAGCTGGCGCTGCGCGATCAGCACAACCTGGGCCTCGCCTTCACCTACAACGAACCGCTGATCTGGTACGAGTATGTCTATGACACCGCCTTGCTGGCGCGCGAGCGCGGGCTGAAGATCGTCCTCGTCACTAACGGCTACATCAACGAGGAGCCGCTGCGCCAGCTGCTGCCGGCGGTGGATGCGATGAACATTGATGTCAAGAGCTTCGGCGATGATTTCTATCGCACGCTGTGCAAGGGCCGCGCGGCGCCGGTGCGGCGGACGGTGGAGATCGCGCACGCGGCCGGATGCCTGGTGGAGTTGACCAACCTCGTCATCCCTGGCCGCAACGACTCTGACGACGAGCTGCGGGCGCTGGTGGATTGGGTCGCGGGAGTTGACGCGGCCATCCCCTTGCACTTCTCGCGCTATCATCCGGCGTACCGGCTTGACGCGCCGCCGACGCCGCCCTCGACCCTGCAGCGGGCGCTCGCCATCGCCAAGGAGAAGCTTCACTACGTCTATCTCGGCAACGTGGCGGGCGCCGGCGGCGAGGATACGGCCTGTCCGGCGTGCGGGATGACGATGGTCGCGCGCAGCGAGTTCTCGGCGCGAGTGACCGGGGTGCGGGCGGGCAAGTGCACGCACTGCGGCGAGGAGATCAACATTGTCGGCCCATGA
- a CDS encoding AarF/ABC1/UbiB kinase family protein: protein MLHTRLRNLRRLREVSGILVKYGFGYLAIQFGLDRLIPVSRWRARLRGREHPLSLAERLRLALGELGPTFIKLGQVLSSREDILPPRFIHELRKLQDEAPPVPYRPVAAEVARELGAPPEQLFASFDPEPLSSASIGQVHAAQTRDGRAVTVKVQRPGISAAIETDLAIMRDAADFLHLRSQALRRFDLPGLVDEFSSLLRDELRYRIEAHSAQTVRDNLRELSWVQVPQVVWELTTQRVLTMERVHGLRIDRTQELSRLGVDLPQLAQRFAQCMLQQIFVDGLFHGDPHQGNVWVRGDGALVLLDFGMVGRLDRRFRRSLISLVLALMRQDSQGALDEIADMGMMGEHQEVGGLRRDLRRLFTRYHFLPRHEFPLGELFMRVVALMSRHRIPVPWELSQLGKALVMTEGICRELDRDFEFDQAASPVIERLRRERLSPHHLVEDLSELGRDLARNLGALPERLNQVLGELRRGTLRVRVAAEEGEHALAYRNVLYNRVSLAVILGALEIATALFMLSTTVSSTIKLWVGIPVLAAVGIAVITLLGGLLSPRE, encoded by the coding sequence GTGCTGCACACGCGACTGCGCAACCTGCGGCGTCTGCGCGAGGTATCCGGCATCCTGGTCAAGTACGGCTTCGGGTACCTGGCGATCCAGTTCGGCCTCGACCGGCTGATACCGGTCAGCCGCTGGCGGGCTCGACTGCGGGGGCGCGAGCATCCCTTGTCCCTGGCCGAGCGCCTGCGTCTGGCACTGGGGGAGCTGGGCCCGACTTTCATCAAGCTCGGGCAGGTGCTGAGCAGCCGCGAGGATATCCTGCCTCCGCGGTTCATCCATGAACTGCGCAAGCTCCAGGATGAGGCGCCGCCGGTACCGTACCGCCCGGTGGCGGCCGAAGTTGCGCGGGAGCTGGGAGCGCCGCCGGAGCAGCTCTTTGCGTCCTTCGACCCGGAGCCCTTATCCTCCGCCTCCATCGGCCAGGTGCACGCCGCCCAGACCCGAGATGGGCGCGCGGTGACGGTCAAGGTGCAGCGGCCGGGGATCTCGGCGGCGATCGAAACCGACCTCGCCATCATGCGCGATGCGGCCGACTTTCTGCACCTGCGCTCTCAGGCCTTGCGCCGCTTCGACTTGCCGGGGCTGGTGGATGAGTTCAGCTCCCTCCTGCGCGATGAGCTGCGGTACCGGATCGAGGCCCACAGCGCGCAGACCGTCCGCGACAACCTGCGCGAGCTGTCGTGGGTGCAGGTGCCGCAGGTGGTGTGGGAGCTGACTACGCAGCGCGTGCTGACGATGGAACGGGTGCATGGGCTGCGCATTGACCGCACCCAGGAGCTGAGCCGGCTCGGGGTGGACTTGCCCCAGCTCGCGCAGCGCTTCGCCCAATGCATGTTGCAGCAGATCTTTGTGGACGGGTTATTCCACGGCGACCCGCACCAGGGCAACGTGTGGGTGCGGGGGGACGGCGCCCTGGTGCTGCTGGACTTCGGCATGGTGGGGCGCCTCGACCGGCGGTTCCGGCGGTCGCTGATCAGCCTCGTGCTGGCGCTGATGAGGCAGGACTCGCAGGGGGCCCTGGACGAGATCGCGGACATGGGCATGATGGGCGAGCACCAGGAGGTCGGCGGCCTGCGCCGCGATCTGCGACGCCTGTTCACCAGGTACCATTTCTTGCCGCGGCACGAGTTTCCCCTGGGCGAGCTCTTCATGCGCGTGGTGGCGCTCATGTCGCGCCACCGCATCCCGGTGCCCTGGGAGCTCTCGCAGCTGGGCAAGGCGCTGGTGATGACCGAGGGCATTTGCCGCGAGCTGGATCGCGATTTCGAGTTCGACCAGGCCGCCTCTCCGGTCATCGAACGCTTGCGGCGCGAGCGCCTGAGCCCGCACCACCTGGTCGAGGACCTGTCCGAGCTTGGGCGCGACCTGGCGCGCAATCTGGGCGCCCTGCCGGAGCGCCTCAACCAGGTGCTGGGCGAGCTGCGCCGCGGCACGCTGCGGGTGCGCGTAGCGGCCGAGGAGGGCGAGCACGCGCTGGCCTATCGCAATGTGCTCTACAATCGCGTCTCCCTGGCGGTGATACTGGGGGCGCTGGAGATCGCGACCGCGTTGTTCATGCTGTCCACCACGGTTTCGAGCACCATCAAGCTGTGGGTCGGCATTCCGGTGCTGGCCGCGGTCGGCATCGCCGTCATCACCCTCCTCGGCGGCCTCCTCAGCCCGCGGGAGTGA